A window of Euwallacea fornicatus isolate EFF26 chromosome 25, ASM4011564v1, whole genome shotgun sequence contains these coding sequences:
- the LOC136346915 gene encoding uncharacterized protein isoform X1, with product MRGLFLACVVSCVLFQGATILGCVVTDYSRVSIALKICETIILDNVYIPGGETLRLHLRDGAKLYFRGNTTFGHYAWSGPLVEITGTNVIIEGEENSILDGQGPLYWDKHGEWGVLKPKFFTIQLHNSSMNNIHVLNNPIQCVNLFNSSNVQLARWVIDASSGDPEVVGVDNAGNNTDGFTIWNSTDVVLLDGVVHNQGDCVALRSGCNILVDNMICYGGRGLTISVGFSDNIFAYNLLQNITIKNSILERGENGINIKTRVDGVIGLLRNITFENINFEGPTNYGINIEENYMDLSPNSTLSSNAKTNTLILDLKLINIIGSVELTAVPIHILCVEDGCSEWTFTNVLVTGEKSNECNFEPEGFKCT from the exons ATGAGAGGACTCTTTTTAGCCTGTGTGGTCAGCTGTGTCCTTTTCCAGGGAGCCACGA TATTAGGTTGTGTCGTAACTGATTACAGCCGCGTTTCCATCgctttgaaaatttgcgagaCCATTATTCTGGACAACGTCTACATACCTGGAGGCGAAACTTTGAGGCTCCACTTGAGGGATGGAGCTAAACTTTATTTTAGAGGAAACACCACTTTCGGCCATTATGCGTGGAGTGGACCATTAGTGGAAATCACCGGAACAAACGTGATAATTGAGGGGGAGGAAAACTCTATATTAGACGGCCAAGGACCACTTTACTGGGACAAACATGGGGAATGGGGCGTTCTCAAGCCCAAGTTCTTCACCATTCAGCTACATAACTCGTCAATGAACAATATTCACGTTTTGAACAACCCTATTCAATGCGTGAACTTATTCAATTCTTCGAATGTCCAATTGGCAAGATGGGTCATTGACGCTTCAAGCGGAGATCCT GAAGTGGTGGGTGTTGATAACGCTGGAAATAACACTGATGGATTCACTATTTGGAACTCTACTGATGTGGTCTTGTTAGATGGAGTAGTCCACAATCAAGGTGACTGTGTAGCTCTAAGATCCG GATGCAACATATTGGTTGACAACATGATCTGTTATGGTGGACGTGGTTTAACCATATCGGTGGGATTCAGTGACAACATATTTGCGTACAACCTCCTACAGAATATCACAATAAAAAACTCGATTCTTGAACGTGGGGAGAACGgaataaatatcaaaactcGTGTAGACGGGGTCATAGGCCTATTGCGGAACATCACTTTCGAAAATATCAACTTCGAAG GACCAACCAACTATGGAATTAATATAGAAGAAAACTACATGGACCTGTCCCCAAATTCTACTTTATCCAGTAATGCCAAGACCAACACCCTTATATTGGATTTGAAGTTGATTAACATTATTGGCAGTGTCGAGCTAACAGCAGTTCCTATCCATATACTGTGCGTTGAGGATGGTTGTTCCGAATGGACTTTTACCAACGTGTTGGTTACAGGTGAAAAGAGCAACGAGTGCAATTTCGAACCTGAAGGTTTCAAATGCACTTAA
- the LOC136346915 gene encoding uncharacterized protein isoform X2 → MRGLFLACVVSCVLFQGATSCVVTDYSRVSIALKICETIILDNVYIPGGETLRLHLRDGAKLYFRGNTTFGHYAWSGPLVEITGTNVIIEGEENSILDGQGPLYWDKHGEWGVLKPKFFTIQLHNSSMNNIHVLNNPIQCVNLFNSSNVQLARWVIDASSGDPEVVGVDNAGNNTDGFTIWNSTDVVLLDGVVHNQGDCVALRSGCNILVDNMICYGGRGLTISVGFSDNIFAYNLLQNITIKNSILERGENGINIKTRVDGVIGLLRNITFENINFEGPTNYGINIEENYMDLSPNSTLSSNAKTNTLILDLKLINIIGSVELTAVPIHILCVEDGCSEWTFTNVLVTGEKSNECNFEPEGFKCT, encoded by the exons ATGAGAGGACTCTTTTTAGCCTGTGTGGTCAGCTGTGTCCTTTTCCAGGGAGCCACGA GTTGTGTCGTAACTGATTACAGCCGCGTTTCCATCgctttgaaaatttgcgagaCCATTATTCTGGACAACGTCTACATACCTGGAGGCGAAACTTTGAGGCTCCACTTGAGGGATGGAGCTAAACTTTATTTTAGAGGAAACACCACTTTCGGCCATTATGCGTGGAGTGGACCATTAGTGGAAATCACCGGAACAAACGTGATAATTGAGGGGGAGGAAAACTCTATATTAGACGGCCAAGGACCACTTTACTGGGACAAACATGGGGAATGGGGCGTTCTCAAGCCCAAGTTCTTCACCATTCAGCTACATAACTCGTCAATGAACAATATTCACGTTTTGAACAACCCTATTCAATGCGTGAACTTATTCAATTCTTCGAATGTCCAATTGGCAAGATGGGTCATTGACGCTTCAAGCGGAGATCCT GAAGTGGTGGGTGTTGATAACGCTGGAAATAACACTGATGGATTCACTATTTGGAACTCTACTGATGTGGTCTTGTTAGATGGAGTAGTCCACAATCAAGGTGACTGTGTAGCTCTAAGATCCG GATGCAACATATTGGTTGACAACATGATCTGTTATGGTGGACGTGGTTTAACCATATCGGTGGGATTCAGTGACAACATATTTGCGTACAACCTCCTACAGAATATCACAATAAAAAACTCGATTCTTGAACGTGGGGAGAACGgaataaatatcaaaactcGTGTAGACGGGGTCATAGGCCTATTGCGGAACATCACTTTCGAAAATATCAACTTCGAAG GACCAACCAACTATGGAATTAATATAGAAGAAAACTACATGGACCTGTCCCCAAATTCTACTTTATCCAGTAATGCCAAGACCAACACCCTTATATTGGATTTGAAGTTGATTAACATTATTGGCAGTGTCGAGCTAACAGCAGTTCCTATCCATATACTGTGCGTTGAGGATGGTTGTTCCGAATGGACTTTTACCAACGTGTTGGTTACAGGTGAAAAGAGCAACGAGTGCAATTTCGAACCTGAAGGTTTCAAATGCACTTAA
- the LOC136346920 gene encoding mpv17-like protein isoform X2 — protein MSKLRTIFRSFLEKHPIIGNSIVYGTLCVAAETSQQTLNKKVLEKPPQPLDKDIIGRYAIYGTAVAGPLLSVWYKYLDMKLSGNTMKIVVKKMFVDQFFFTPQLLVVFYVTMSFLERKPDLLEECKTKFVNTFSASCLFWIPAQAINFSVIPSLYRVTYVGSCSFAWINILCWFKRQDTSDKFQVVEPIKGDDGTMHVEHVKSE, from the exons ATGAGCAAACTGAGAACAATATTTCGTTCCTTTTTGGAGAAACACCCAATAATTGGAAACTCCATCGTCTATGGAACCTTGTGTGTTGCCGCAGAAACATCCCAGCAAACACTCAACAAGAAAGTACTG GAAAAACCTCCACAACCTCTGGATAAAGACATAATAGGGCGATATGCCATTTACGGCACTGCAGTAGCAGGTCCCTTACTATCAGTCTG GTACAAATACCTCGACATGAAACTATCTGGAAACACCATGAAAATTGTTGTCAAGAAAATGTTCGTTGACCAGTTCTTCTTCACACCCCAACTCCTGGTGGTGTTTTATGTCA CAATGAGCTTCTTGGAGAGGAAACCGGATCTTCTGGAAGAATGCAAAACGAAATTCGTCAACACCTTCTCTGCAAGCTGCTTGTTTTGGATTCCGGCGCAAGCCATAAATTTCTCGGTGATTCCCAGCCTGTACAGAGTGACGTACGTTGGTAGCTGTTCATTCGCCTGGATTAACATTTTGTGTTGGTTCAAACGTCAGGATACTTCTGATAAGTTTCAAGTTGTTGAGCCCATTAAAGGCGACGATGGTACAATGCACGTAGAACACGTTAAAAGCG AATGA
- the LOC136346920 gene encoding mpv17-like protein isoform X1: MSKLRTIFRSFLEKHPIIGNSIVYGTLCVAAETSQQTLNKKVLEKPPQPLDKDIIGRYAIYGTAVAGPLLSVWYKYLDMKLSGNTMKIVVKKMFVDQFFFTPQLLVVFYVTMSFLERKPDLLEECKTKFVNTFSASCLFWIPAQAINFSVIPSLYRVTYVGSCSFAWINILCWFKRQDTSDKFQVVEPIKGDDGTMHVEHVKSGNV; the protein is encoded by the exons ATGAGCAAACTGAGAACAATATTTCGTTCCTTTTTGGAGAAACACCCAATAATTGGAAACTCCATCGTCTATGGAACCTTGTGTGTTGCCGCAGAAACATCCCAGCAAACACTCAACAAGAAAGTACTG GAAAAACCTCCACAACCTCTGGATAAAGACATAATAGGGCGATATGCCATTTACGGCACTGCAGTAGCAGGTCCCTTACTATCAGTCTG GTACAAATACCTCGACATGAAACTATCTGGAAACACCATGAAAATTGTTGTCAAGAAAATGTTCGTTGACCAGTTCTTCTTCACACCCCAACTCCTGGTGGTGTTTTATGTCA CAATGAGCTTCTTGGAGAGGAAACCGGATCTTCTGGAAGAATGCAAAACGAAATTCGTCAACACCTTCTCTGCAAGCTGCTTGTTTTGGATTCCGGCGCAAGCCATAAATTTCTCGGTGATTCCCAGCCTGTACAGAGTGACGTACGTTGGTAGCTGTTCATTCGCCTGGATTAACATTTTGTGTTGGTTCAAACGTCAGGATACTTCTGATAAGTTTCAAGTTGTTGAGCCCATTAAAGGCGACGATGGTACAATGCACGTAGAACACGTTAAAAGCGgtaatgtttaa